From Diaminobutyricibacter sp. McL0608, one genomic window encodes:
- a CDS encoding CYTH domain-containing protein, protein MTKHSQVEIERKYDVDAKAVPPRLIGVGAVALESAPETVELVAVYFDTPDLDLAHHRIALRVRHGGGDAGWTVKLPGDEGRTEISWPLGDAEGAGSGSERPPAEVVDAVRAFIGDAPLEPLARVTNTRTTVILQDAAGFAIAELCDDHVRSEGLRAPRADSPERRWREWEVELLEGAPDTRERRTALLDEIEARVLEAGARVSVSSSKLARALGVDSLGE, encoded by the coding sequence ATGACCAAGCACAGCCAGGTCGAGATCGAACGCAAATACGACGTCGACGCGAAGGCGGTTCCTCCTCGTCTCATCGGTGTCGGGGCCGTCGCCCTCGAAAGCGCTCCCGAGACCGTCGAACTCGTCGCGGTCTACTTCGACACGCCCGACCTCGATCTCGCCCATCACAGGATCGCGCTCCGGGTGCGGCACGGAGGCGGCGACGCCGGCTGGACCGTGAAGCTGCCGGGCGACGAAGGACGCACCGAGATCAGCTGGCCGCTGGGGGACGCGGAGGGAGCCGGGTCCGGGTCCGAGCGCCCGCCGGCTGAGGTCGTCGACGCGGTGCGGGCGTTCATCGGGGATGCGCCCCTCGAACCACTCGCGCGCGTCACCAATACGCGTACCACTGTGATCCTGCAGGATGCCGCCGGCTTCGCGATCGCGGAACTCTGCGACGACCACGTGCGGTCGGAGGGCTTGCGCGCCCCCCGGGCCGACTCACCCGAGCGGCGGTGGCGCGAATGGGAGGTCGAGCTCCTCGAGGGGGCGCCGGACACCCGTGAGCGGCGGACCGCCCTGCTCGACGAGATCGAGGCGCGAGTCCTCGAGGCGGGCGCACGCGTGTCCGTCAGCTCGTCGAAGCTGGCGCGTGCGCTCGGAGTGGATTCGCTCGGCGAATAA
- a CDS encoding DUF1761 domain-containing protein → MVPAINYWAVLLATASSMIVGAIWYSRRVFGTYWLKAVGHTEESMRTGAAFPLIITVVVSFITAWVLAGAADITWRFYSGSFLWNAVLTGIILWAGFTAARMITHDAFDRRPSGLTVLNLAHEFVTIVIMALIIGVWPPAGA, encoded by the coding sequence ATGGTTCCCGCAATCAACTACTGGGCCGTCCTGCTCGCCACCGCTTCGAGCATGATCGTCGGAGCCATCTGGTATTCGCGCCGCGTCTTCGGCACCTACTGGCTGAAGGCCGTCGGGCACACTGAGGAGTCGATGCGCACCGGCGCCGCCTTCCCCTTGATCATCACGGTCGTCGTGAGCTTCATCACCGCGTGGGTGCTCGCCGGCGCCGCCGACATCACCTGGCGCTTCTACAGCGGCAGCTTCCTCTGGAACGCCGTGCTCACCGGCATCATCCTGTGGGCGGGCTTCACGGCCGCCCGGATGATCACCCACGACGCCTTCGATCGACGGCCGAGCGGGCTCACCGTGCTGAACCTCGCCCACGAGTTCGTCACCATCGTGATCATGGCGTTGATCATCGGCGTCTGGCCGCCTGCCGGCGCATGA
- a CDS encoding alpha-hydroxy-acid oxidizing protein yields the protein MEPVRRPPTSVGREAQSAVYRDGVSGRRPRIPVGWAELERTARRHLSRAAFAYIAGSAGLERTDAANTEAFRQHRIVPHVLRDVSRRDQSIELFGRSRPTPFFLSPIGVLDLAHPSSDAAAARAAARAGVPAVLSSQASTPMEAVARAMDAGRTAHDTAARWFQLYWSSSDDLVVSFVSRAEQAGCEAIVVTLDTHVLGWRPRDLGLGYLPFSRGRGIAQYTSDPVFQRLVQERVDAAARAATQRADDPDAVPAPRTRVTPTTLASFASILRRHPGSMLDNLRSPVPRASVETFLDVFANPALTWERIAFLREHTSLPIVLKGVLHPEDALRAVELGVDGVVVSNHGGRQIDGEVASLDALPGVVAAVAGRIPVLFDSGIRSGADAVIALALGASAVGIGRPYAYALAIAGEDGVHELLRNFSAELDITMGLAGATSVAELTPDLLERQPNASRMRTSSARP from the coding sequence ATGGAACCGGTGAGACGGCCGCCGACGAGCGTCGGCCGCGAAGCCCAGTCGGCCGTCTATCGCGACGGGGTCTCCGGTCGGCGTCCGCGCATCCCCGTCGGATGGGCGGAGCTGGAACGCACGGCGCGACGGCACCTGTCGCGGGCCGCGTTCGCCTACATCGCGGGTTCAGCCGGCCTCGAGCGGACGGACGCGGCGAACACGGAGGCGTTCCGCCAGCACCGGATCGTGCCGCACGTGCTCCGGGACGTCTCTCGCCGCGACCAGTCGATCGAGCTCTTCGGCCGAAGCCGGCCCACCCCGTTCTTCCTGTCGCCGATCGGTGTGCTCGATCTCGCGCATCCGTCCTCCGACGCCGCAGCCGCCCGGGCCGCCGCGCGGGCGGGCGTCCCGGCCGTGCTGTCCAGCCAGGCGTCGACGCCGATGGAGGCCGTGGCGCGCGCGATGGATGCGGGGCGCACCGCCCACGACACGGCGGCCCGCTGGTTCCAGCTGTACTGGAGTTCCTCCGACGACCTAGTCGTGAGTTTCGTGTCCCGGGCGGAACAGGCCGGATGCGAGGCCATCGTCGTCACGCTGGACACCCACGTGCTCGGCTGGCGTCCCCGAGATCTCGGCCTCGGCTATCTGCCGTTCAGCCGGGGCCGCGGGATCGCCCAGTACACGAGCGACCCGGTCTTCCAGCGCCTGGTCCAGGAACGCGTCGACGCCGCAGCGCGCGCAGCAACGCAGCGGGCGGACGATCCGGATGCTGTGCCCGCGCCACGCACCCGCGTGACACCGACCACGCTCGCCTCGTTCGCCAGCATCCTGCGGCGCCATCCGGGCAGCATGCTCGACAACCTGCGCTCACCGGTTCCCCGGGCGTCCGTCGAGACGTTTCTGGACGTCTTCGCGAACCCTGCCCTCACCTGGGAGCGGATCGCCTTCCTCCGCGAGCACACGAGCCTGCCGATCGTCCTGAAGGGCGTGCTCCATCCCGAGGATGCCCTCCGCGCCGTCGAGCTCGGGGTGGACGGCGTCGTCGTGTCGAACCATGGTGGCAGGCAGATCGACGGCGAGGTCGCGAGCCTGGATGCGCTTCCGGGCGTGGTCGCTGCCGTCGCCGGCCGCATCCCGGTGCTCTTCGACAGCGGGATCCGGAGTGGAGCGGACGCTGTCATCGCCCTGGCGCTCGGCGCATCGGCTGTCGGCATCGGCCGTCCGTACGCCTACGCCCTTGCGATCGCAGGCGAGGACGGCGTGCACGAACTTCTGCGCAACTTCTCCGCGGAACTCGACATCACGATGGGACTCGCCGGTGCGACCTCGGTCGCGGAGCTGACCCCGGACCTCCTCGAGCGTCAGCCGAACGCCTCCCGGATGCGGACGAGCAGCGCACGACCGTAA
- a CDS encoding NADP-dependent oxidoreductase, producing the protein MSRFVQFDEYGSPENLKVVNVQPPWPGPGEVRVRVMAIGLNAVDYKVLAGGPAANAFGLTLPSGIGYDFSGFVDEVGAGVTQYTPGDAVFGSKPFEAAADFVIVPVDGQLVPKPAALTFEVAGALAVVGRTAMMSVASLDLDESDTVLVSAAAGGVGILVCQLAIRAGATVVGTASIANHDFLSELGVIAVEYGDGLVERIREALPDGQPLTAALDNHGPETIDAALELGVPIERINTIAAYGPAARGASRAGGREATNEHLAEVAELIAQGELTLPIDSIFPIERAAEAYRKLAAGHVRGKIILVTD; encoded by the coding sequence ATGTCGCGTTTCGTGCAGTTCGACGAGTACGGTTCGCCGGAGAACCTGAAGGTCGTCAACGTCCAGCCGCCGTGGCCGGGCCCCGGCGAAGTGCGCGTCCGCGTGATGGCCATCGGGCTGAACGCCGTCGACTACAAAGTCCTGGCGGGCGGACCCGCGGCGAACGCGTTCGGACTGACCCTGCCGTCGGGGATCGGCTACGACTTCTCGGGCTTCGTCGACGAGGTCGGCGCGGGGGTCACGCAATACACGCCCGGTGACGCCGTCTTCGGATCCAAACCGTTCGAGGCCGCCGCCGACTTCGTGATCGTGCCCGTCGACGGGCAGCTCGTCCCGAAGCCGGCCGCGCTCACCTTCGAGGTGGCCGGAGCGCTCGCCGTCGTGGGCCGAACCGCGATGATGAGTGTCGCATCCCTCGACCTCGACGAGTCCGACACCGTCCTCGTCAGCGCGGCGGCCGGTGGCGTCGGCATCCTCGTGTGCCAGCTGGCGATCCGCGCGGGAGCCACGGTCGTCGGCACCGCGAGCATCGCCAACCACGACTTCCTCAGCGAACTCGGCGTGATCGCGGTGGAATACGGCGACGGCCTGGTGGAGCGCATCCGCGAAGCTCTGCCGGATGGCCAGCCGCTGACGGCTGCTCTCGACAACCACGGTCCGGAGACCATCGACGCTGCGCTCGAACTCGGCGTGCCGATCGAGCGGATCAACACGATCGCCGCCTACGGTCCGGCTGCCCGCGGTGCATCCCGGGCCGGCGGTCGCGAGGCGACCAACGAGCATCTGGCAGAAGTCGCCGAACTGATCGCACAGGGCGAGCTCACGCTGCCGATCGACTCGATCTTCCCGATCGAGCGGGCGGCCGAGGCGTATCGCAAGCTCGCGGCGGGACACGTCCGCGGAAAGATCATCCTCGTCACCGACTGA
- a CDS encoding DUF3224 domain-containing protein encodes MSETITARFQVTSWDPAELSGIDGDWVGAVTMRKTYTAGLIGESVAHFISSGDESGRGYLAAERVTGTLDDGRSGSFTVHHGALQHPDDDSAFGYIVPGTGTDDFAPFAGSARIVHDEAGPFFVFTLD; translated from the coding sequence ATGAGCGAGACGATCACAGCACGCTTCCAGGTGACCAGCTGGGACCCGGCAGAGCTTTCCGGAATCGACGGCGACTGGGTGGGAGCGGTGACCATGCGTAAGACCTACACCGCAGGCCTGATCGGCGAATCCGTCGCCCACTTCATCTCCTCGGGCGACGAGTCCGGGCGCGGCTATCTGGCCGCCGAACGGGTCACGGGAACGCTCGACGACGGCAGGTCCGGCTCGTTCACGGTCCATCACGGGGCGCTGCAGCATCCGGATGACGACTCGGCCTTCGGCTACATCGTCCCGGGCACCGGGACCGACGATTTCGCGCCCTTCGCCGGATCGGCGCGAATCGTGCACGACGAGGCAGGCCCGTTCTTCGTTTTCACCCTCGACTGA
- a CDS encoding 6-phosphofructokinase has product MKIGILTSGGDCPGLNAVIRGAVLKGDRVHKAEFAGFRYGWRGVVDGDIMPLDRHSVRGLSRQGGTILGSSRTNPFEGDNGGPENIQRVMDENGIDAIIAIGGEGTLTAARRLTDAGIKIVGVPKTIDNDLAATDYSFGFDTAVEIATEAIDRLRTTAESHQRCMVVEVMGRHVGWIALHSGMAGGAHAILIPEQPQSIEQICEWVESVRDRGRAPVIVVSEGFHLDTMEEAHSHKGLDAFNRPRLGGIGEMLAPMIEARTGIESRASVLGHMQRGGVPSAYDRVLATRLGMAAIDAVFEERWGSMVSLKGTDVVNVSIADATGGLKTVPQSRYDEAALLFG; this is encoded by the coding sequence ATGAAGATCGGCATTCTCACCAGCGGCGGCGACTGCCCCGGACTGAACGCTGTGATCCGCGGTGCCGTCCTCAAGGGCGACCGCGTGCACAAGGCCGAGTTCGCCGGGTTCCGCTACGGCTGGCGGGGTGTCGTCGACGGCGACATCATGCCGCTCGACCGCCACAGCGTTCGTGGCCTCTCCCGCCAGGGCGGCACCATCCTCGGCTCGAGCCGCACCAATCCGTTCGAAGGCGACAACGGCGGCCCCGAGAACATCCAGCGCGTGATGGACGAGAACGGAATCGACGCGATCATCGCCATCGGCGGTGAAGGAACCCTCACTGCGGCCAGGCGGCTGACGGATGCGGGCATCAAGATCGTCGGGGTCCCCAAGACGATCGACAACGACCTCGCCGCCACCGACTACTCCTTCGGCTTCGACACCGCAGTGGAGATCGCGACGGAGGCGATCGACCGCCTCCGCACGACCGCCGAATCGCACCAGCGCTGCATGGTCGTCGAGGTCATGGGACGCCACGTCGGATGGATCGCCCTGCACTCGGGGATGGCCGGCGGTGCGCACGCCATCCTGATCCCTGAGCAGCCGCAGTCGATCGAGCAGATCTGCGAATGGGTCGAGTCTGTGCGCGATCGCGGTCGGGCCCCGGTGATCGTCGTCTCGGAGGGCTTCCACCTCGACACGATGGAGGAGGCGCACTCGCACAAGGGTCTCGACGCGTTCAACCGCCCGCGCCTGGGCGGCATCGGCGAGATGCTCGCTCCGATGATCGAGGCCCGCACGGGAATCGAGTCCCGCGCATCCGTCCTCGGCCACATGCAGCGCGGGGGCGTGCCGAGCGCCTACGACCGTGTGCTCGCCACCCGCCTCGGCATGGCGGCCATCGACGCCGTCTTCGAAGAACGCTGGGGCTCCATGGTGTCACTCAAGGGCACCGACGTCGTCAACGTCAGCATCGCGGATGCGACCGGCGGCCTGAAAACCGTTCCGCAGTCGCGTTACGACGAAGCGGCGCTACTGTTCGGTTAA